In the Telopea speciosissima isolate NSW1024214 ecotype Mountain lineage chromosome 2, Tspe_v1, whole genome shotgun sequence genome, one interval contains:
- the LOC122650028 gene encoding uncharacterized protein LOC122650028 isoform X1, with protein MLTDDKAEKKWRENNVEGDDGLRTVECLRGRLLAERTASRVAKEEAELMQNKLIELERQLKAEIESKNRAEKKLKFLTKKLESLKLSPISDQLSSSETNPGSWGSGITGYSYNNCRDCSPEEPSKVDDTVTSKEFAITADLGLRESSNGEKESSGENDPVEYVDNSLAIVPVNTPTAPKQSQERKIINRESVGDVLAALRNAREKLHSSMRRRDGNHGFHSCSVELCG; from the exons ATGCTGACTGATGATAAAGCAGAGAAGAAATGGAG GGAAAATAATGTGGAAGGAGATGATGGTCTGAGGACTGTAGAGTGTCTGAGAGGAAGATTGCTTGCAGAGAGAACGGCTTCAAGGGTTGCGAAAGAAGAAGCAGAGCTGATGCAGAACAAG TTAATAGAGCTGGAAAGACAACTAAAAGCAGAGATAGAATCAAAGAACAGAGCCGAAAAGAAGCTGAAATTCCTGACGAAAAAACTGGAATCCTTGAAACTTTCGCCTATTTCAGACCAGTTGAGTTCATCGGAAACCAACCCAGGA AGTTGGGGTTCAGGAATCACTGGTTATTCTTACAACAACTGCAGAGATTGTTCACCAGAAGAACCCAGCAAAGTTGATGACACTGTGACCTCGAAAGAGTTTGCTATTACAGCCGATCTGGGTCTCAG AGAATCCTCTAATGGGGAGAAAGAGTCGAGTGGAGAGAACGATCCGGTAGAGTACGTGGATAACTCACTAGCAATAGTTCCGGTAAACACGCCAACAGCTCCGAAACAGTCTCAGGAACGCAAGATCATCAACAGAGAGAGCGTAGGAGATGTTCTTGCCGCTCTGAGGAATGCTAGAGAGAAACTTCACAGCTCaatgaggagaagagatggtAATCATGGTTTCCATTCTTGCTCAGTTGAGCTGTGTGGTTGA
- the LOC122650028 gene encoding uncharacterized protein LOC122650028 isoform X2, producing MLTDDKAEKKWRENNVEGDDGLRTVECLRGRLLAERTASRVAKEEAELMQNKLIELERQLKAEIESKNRAEKKLKFLTKKLESLKLSPISDQLSSSETKIGSWGSGITGYSYNNCRDCSPEEPSKVDDTVTSKEFAITADLGLRESSNGEKESSGENDPVEYVDNSLAIVPVNTPTAPKQSQERKIINRESVGDVLAALRNAREKLHSSMRRRDGNHGFHSCSVELCG from the exons ATGCTGACTGATGATAAAGCAGAGAAGAAATGGAG GGAAAATAATGTGGAAGGAGATGATGGTCTGAGGACTGTAGAGTGTCTGAGAGGAAGATTGCTTGCAGAGAGAACGGCTTCAAGGGTTGCGAAAGAAGAAGCAGAGCTGATGCAGAACAAG TTAATAGAGCTGGAAAGACAACTAAAAGCAGAGATAGAATCAAAGAACAGAGCCGAAAAGAAGCTGAAATTCCTGACGAAAAAACTGGAATCCTTGAAACTTTCGCCTATTTCAGACCAGTTGAGTTCATCGGAAACCA AGATAGGAAGTTGGGGTTCAGGAATCACTGGTTATTCTTACAACAACTGCAGAGATTGTTCACCAGAAGAACCCAGCAAAGTTGATGACACTGTGACCTCGAAAGAGTTTGCTATTACAGCCGATCTGGGTCTCAG AGAATCCTCTAATGGGGAGAAAGAGTCGAGTGGAGAGAACGATCCGGTAGAGTACGTGGATAACTCACTAGCAATAGTTCCGGTAAACACGCCAACAGCTCCGAAACAGTCTCAGGAACGCAAGATCATCAACAGAGAGAGCGTAGGAGATGTTCTTGCCGCTCTGAGGAATGCTAGAGAGAAACTTCACAGCTCaatgaggagaagagatggtAATCATGGTTTCCATTCTTGCTCAGTTGAGCTGTGTGGTTGA